In the Candidatus Eisenbacteria bacterium genome, GCGGCGGCGTACACGAGAACCGCGAGGCCGAGGACGGATCCGAAGACGATGAGGAGGACGCGGCGTGCCCGGGACACGGTCTAGGTGCCCGCCGGACACGACTCGAAGAATTCGCGCACGGCGTCCGTGACGCGCGCGATCTCCTCCTCCGTGATTCCCGGGAAGATCGGAAGCGAGAGGACTTCGCGCGCGAGGGTCTCCGCGACCGGGAAGTCGCCCGCCCTGTGCCCCAGATCGGCGAAGCACGGCTGCCGGTGGAGTGGGATCGGGTAGTAGACTCGCGTCGCGACCCCGCGCTCTTGGAGGAACTGCTTGAGGCGGTCACGCTCCTGCGTCCGGATCGTGAACTGGTGATAGGTGTGCCTCGAGCCCGCGGGCTCCGCGGGAACCGTCACGGGAAGGTCCGCGAGCGCCGCGCGGTACCGCGCCGCCGCCGCGCGCCGCGCCTCGACCCATTCCGGCAGATGCCGGAGCTTCGTGCGCAGGAACGCGGCCTGGAGCGAGTCCAGGCGGGCGTTCGTGCCGATCTCGGTGTGGAGGTAGTTTCCGGCGTCCCCCTGCGCGCGCAGCAGCCGGACGCGCGCGGCGAGGTCCTCACGCTCCGTGACGAAGGCGCCCGCGTCCCCGAGCGCGCCGAGATTCTTGGTCGGAAAGAAGCTCAAGGTCGCTCCCGAGCTCTGCTTCCCCGGAGGGACGCCGTTCCGCGTCGCGCCGATCGCCTGCGCCGCGTCCTCGAGAACGGCGAGTCCGTGCCGTTCCGCGAGCGCGTCGATTCCGTCGAGATCGCATGCGAGCCCGTAGAGATGGACGGGGAGGATCGCGCGCGTTCGGGGACCGATGCGCGGCTCCACCGAGGCGGGATCGATCCCGAAGCGAACCGGCTCCACGTCGGCGAAGACGGGACGCGCGCCGGCCTGGACCACCGCGCTCGCGGTGGCGTGATACGTGAAGGCCGGGAGGATGACCTCGTCGCCGTCGCCGATCCCGAGCGCCTGCACGGCCAGCGTGATCGCGGAGGTGCCCGAGGAGAGCCCCACGGCGTGGCGCGCGCCGCACGCTTCGGCCAGCTCGCGCTCGAACGCGTCGTGCTCGGGGCCGAGGATGAATTGCCCCGACGCGAGCACGCGCTCGAAGTCCTGCTTCAGCTCCGCCGCGATCGAGCGATGGACGCGGCCGAGGTCGAGGAGCGGAACGGGCGCAGCCACGGTGGTCTTGCTCATGGGATCTCCACGACGGTCCGGGCGAGCACTCGGGGGCGGTGAAGGCTCAGGTCGACCTTGCGAGCCTCGAGCGCGGGAACGTACGAGGGATGCAGGAAGTGATAGGTCAGGATCGCCTCCGCCCGCCTGGCCCCGGCGGGAATGTCGGCCCACTCGATCCGCGGATCGTCCGCGGGGATCTCCGCGCTTCGCGCGACCTTCTTCGCGTTCCACTTCGGCACCGGAGACTTCCCGGCGGCGTCCGCGAACACCGTACCGTAGCCCTGGACGGGCACGCGCGCCATCTCCTTTCCGGCGCCGTCCCGGTACACGACCTCGAGCGCGATCCACCGGAAGGAGCCCCCGCCGCCCGGCAGCGAGTGGCCGCCCTGGCGGTTCGTGACCGTGAGCTTGAGGCGCCCGCCCTCGACCGCGCCTGCCACCGCCGCCACGGAATCGGGGAGCGAGTCGCCGTGCGCCCCGGGGAACGCGTGCGACCAGACCTGGTCGCGCGTCTTCTTCGCGATGAGCGCCGCCTTCCCGCGGCTCGGCTTCATGTGGCAGCTCTGGCACTGCAGGCCGGACGCGGCGGCCTTCGAGGCCTTCCACTGCACGTGGGTCGCCTCGATCGGGACGCCGGGCTCCCGGTCGTACCAGTGGCAGGAGGAGCAGAAGTCGCTCTTCGTGAAGAGCTCGCTGTAGACGGTGCCGTGCGCGGCCGCGGGGTCGGCGTCCTTGTACGGACCGCGCATGAGGAGCGGATCCGACGCGTCCCACGTGTAGGACGCGGGACGCGGGGACACCTCGACCTCGCTCACGTTGTGGCAGAAGTTGCAGGTGACGCCTTCCCGGCTCTTCGGATCCTCCATCTTGAGGTCCCCCGTCACGAACCCGAGCGGCGCGTGACACGCGACGCAGTCGGTCTGGATTCCGGGCCCCAGGTCCTTCTTCGCGTCCTCGAGGAAGGCCTGGAACACGGGATTCGTCCACGCCTTCGCCATCGACGACGTCTGCCACTCCTTGTTCTGCATCTGGTGGCACGAGGAGCAGAAGCGCGCCGGACGGGGATCCTCCGCTCCCGCCGTGTCCGGGAGGAGCAGCGCCGCCGCGAGGACCGGGAGCGCCGAGCGCGCCGCGAGCGCGAGAATCGGTCCCGGGGAACGGAGCATCGAGCCGAAGGTCAACCTCGGGTTTCCTCGGAGGTCACCGCCTGCGCGTCGCGATAGGCGTTCCGCATCGTCTCGAGGAGATCCTCGCGCTTCTTGTAGAGCCGCTTCAGCGGCCGCGACGGATGCTTCGCGAGCGCGTACGCGGTGAGGATCGGGAGCGCGATCGTGCTGTCCACATAGGCGACCACCGCGTCCGGGAGACGGTCGGGATCGATCTTCCCCCAGCTCACGGCTTCTCCCGGCGTCGCTCCGGAGAGCCCTCCCGTGTCCACGCGCGCGTCCGTGATCTGGAGGAAGTAGTCGTGTCCTTCCTCTTCGATTCCGAGCACCTCCTGGATCTGGGGCTCCGTCTGGAGCGCGAAGTTCTTGGGCGAGCCGCCGCCCAGGATGAGGATGGCGCTCTTCCCTCCCGACTTCTTGGCGCCGTGCACGATCGCGGCGGTCTCGTTCACGTCGCGGAAGACGTCCCACTGGATGGGCGATCCGGCGAGCCACATCGCGGCCGCGTTCATGCCGATCGAGCTGTCCCCGGGCGAGGACGTGTACACGGGCACGTCGAGCTCGTGCGCCTGCGCGAGGAGCGAGGTCTCCTTCTGTCCCAGCGCCCGCTCCCGCTCGAGCACGTAGCGTCCGGCGCGGTGGTGGAATTCCGCCGTCCCCATCGGCGCGCGGAATTCGGGCTGGCGCATCACCTCGCGGAAGAAGGCGTCGGTCGAGAGGAGCACGTCGTAGTCGAAGAAGATGTCGAAGATGCGGACGATCCCCTCTTCGCGGAGCACGACGTCGTCCACGTTCGAGCGACCCTGGTGCATCGTGAGGCCGATGCCGAAGTGCGTGTCGTGGTAGAGATTCGCTCCCGTCGAGATGATCCAGTCCACGAAGCCGTGCTGGAGGAGCGGGATCAGGCACGAGCGGCCGAGACCGGCGGGCGTCAGCGCGCCGCTCAGCGTGAGGCCGACCGTGACGTCGGGTTCGAGCATCTTCTCGACCAGGAGGCGGCATCCCTCGCGGAGCCGTGCGGCGTTGTAGGCGAGGAACGCGCTGTCCACGAGCCGGTCCACGGTCATCCCGGGCACGACGGGGTCCGGCGCGATCTTCGGACCCTTGGAGACACCTCGTTTTGGCGTGGCCATCATGCCCTCCCGTAGATCGGAATCAGGGCCCCGGACGTCGCCGAGGCCCGCTCGGATGCAAGGAACAGAAGAAGCTCCGCGATCTCCCCCGGTTGAACCCAGGAAGCGTGATCCGCGTTCGGCATTTCCTTCCGGTTCGCCGGGGTGTCCACCATGCTCGGCATCACGGCGTTGGCGGTGACCCCGGTCGCGAGGAGCTCCTGCGCGAGGGTCCCGACCAGGGCGTTCAGTCCCGCCTTGGCCGCCGCGTACGGCGCGGCGCCCGAGGAGTGCACCACGGCTCCCCTCGAGGACACGAAGAGGAGCCTCCCCGCCCCCGCGC is a window encoding:
- a CDS encoding multiheme c-type cytochrome, whose product is MTFGSMLRSPGPILALAARSALPVLAAALLLPDTAGAEDPRPARFCSSCHQMQNKEWQTSSMAKAWTNPVFQAFLEDAKKDLGPGIQTDCVACHAPLGFVTGDLKMEDPKSREGVTCNFCHNVSEVEVSPRPASYTWDASDPLLMRGPYKDADPAAAHGTVYSELFTKSDFCSSCHWYDREPGVPIEATHVQWKASKAAASGLQCQSCHMKPSRGKAALIAKKTRDQVWSHAFPGAHGDSLPDSVAAVAGAVEGGRLKLTVTNRQGGHSLPGGGGSFRWIALEVVYRDGAGKEMARVPVQGYGTVFADAAGKSPVPKWNAKKVARSAEIPADDPRIEWADIPAGARRAEAILTYHFLHPSYVPALEARKVDLSLHRPRVLARTVVEIP
- the speY gene encoding deoxyhypusine synthase, whose translation is MATPKRGVSKGPKIAPDPVVPGMTVDRLVDSAFLAYNAARLREGCRLLVEKMLEPDVTVGLTLSGALTPAGLGRSCLIPLLQHGFVDWIISTGANLYHDTHFGIGLTMHQGRSNVDDVVLREEGIVRIFDIFFDYDVLLSTDAFFREVMRQPEFRAPMGTAEFHHRAGRYVLERERALGQKETSLLAQAHELDVPVYTSSPGDSSIGMNAAAMWLAGSPIQWDVFRDVNETAAIVHGAKKSGGKSAILILGGGSPKNFALQTEPQIQEVLGIEEEGHDYFLQITDARVDTGGLSGATPGEAVSWGKIDPDRLPDAVVAYVDSTIALPILTAYALAKHPSRPLKRLYKKREDLLETMRNAYRDAQAVTSEETRG
- a CDS encoding DegT/DnrJ/EryC1/StrS family aminotransferase, with protein sequence MSKTTVAAPVPLLDLGRVHRSIAAELKQDFERVLASGQFILGPEHDAFERELAEACGARHAVGLSSGTSAITLAVQALGIGDGDEVILPAFTYHATASAVVQAGARPVFADVEPVRFGIDPASVEPRIGPRTRAILPVHLYGLACDLDGIDALAERHGLAVLEDAAQAIGATRNGVPPGKQSSGATLSFFPTKNLGALGDAGAFVTEREDLAARVRLLRAQGDAGNYLHTEIGTNARLDSLQAAFLRTKLRHLPEWVEARRAAAARYRAALADLPVTVPAEPAGSRHTYHQFTIRTQERDRLKQFLQERGVATRVYYPIPLHRQPCFADLGHRAGDFPVAETLAREVLSLPIFPGITEEEIARVTDAVREFFESCPAGT